Proteins from a genomic interval of Aquabacterium sp. J223:
- the era gene encoding GTPase Era has product MTLPDIPAPADSAATAAVPAAGEDRRCGLVAIVGRPNVGKSTLLNALVGQKVSITSNKAQTTRHRITGVRTLDGAQFVFVDTPGFQTRHGAALNRTLNRTVLGSLADVDAVLFVVEAGRFGLDDAKVLALLPSDKPVVLVANKLDAVQRRTDLLPWLKGMQDRHPFAEFVPLSAHKPADVERLLGILKPYLPEQDWLYEEDALTDRSERFLASELIREKLFRLTGDELPYTSTVVIDKWEEEGHLRRIAASIIVERDAHKGMVIGAGGERLKRIGSEARQDLEPLLDAKVFLELFVKVRSGWAADEDHLRSYGYE; this is encoded by the coding sequence ATGACCCTGCCCGACATCCCGGCCCCGGCCGATTCCGCGGCCACGGCGGCCGTTCCCGCCGCGGGCGAGGACCGCCGCTGCGGCCTCGTCGCCATCGTCGGCCGGCCGAACGTCGGCAAGTCGACGCTGCTCAACGCGCTGGTGGGGCAGAAGGTCAGCATCACCTCGAACAAGGCGCAGACCACGCGGCACCGCATCACCGGCGTGCGCACGCTGGACGGGGCGCAGTTCGTCTTCGTCGACACCCCCGGCTTCCAGACCCGCCACGGCGCGGCGCTCAACCGCACGCTCAACCGCACCGTGCTCGGCTCGCTGGCCGACGTCGACGCGGTGCTGTTCGTCGTCGAGGCCGGCCGCTTCGGGCTCGACGACGCCAAGGTGCTGGCCCTCCTGCCCTCCGACAAACCGGTGGTGCTGGTGGCCAACAAGCTCGATGCGGTGCAGCGCCGCACCGACCTGCTGCCCTGGCTGAAGGGCATGCAGGACCGCCATCCCTTCGCCGAGTTCGTGCCCCTGTCGGCGCACAAGCCCGCCGACGTCGAGCGGCTGCTCGGCATCCTCAAGCCCTACCTGCCCGAGCAGGACTGGCTGTACGAGGAAGACGCGCTCACCGACCGCAGCGAGCGCTTCCTCGCCAGCGAGCTGATCCGCGAGAAGCTGTTCCGGCTCACCGGCGACGAGCTGCCCTACACCTCCACCGTCGTCATCGACAAGTGGGAAGAGGAGGGCCACCTCCGGCGCATCGCGGCCAGCATCATCGTGGAGCGCGACGCCCACAAGGGCATGGTCATCGGCGCCGGCGGCGAACGGCTCAAGCGCATCGGCTCCGAGGCCCGGCAGGACCTGGAGCCGCTGCTCGACGCCAAGGTCTTCCTCGAGCTCTTCGTCAAGGTGCGCTCCGGCTGGGCGGCCGACGAGGACCACCTGCGCTCCTACGGCTACGAGTGA
- the recO gene encoding DNA repair protein RecO, whose product MKAKGAGGQPAYLLHRHDWSETSLVVQLFTREQGRVVAVAKGAKRPYSQLRPVLLPFQRLQVAFTRVAADSTAEVLTLKTADWGGTAPLPPGAVLFSGFYLNELLLRLLARQDAHPRLFDAYDQTLAALPVGGDAAEAALRAFELTLLRETGLLPDLAGDTATQQPLRPQAGYRLRPELGVVESHDDTEPALPGQALVGLEAALQHGSVAALQAACRPVLTALRSQLRGLVHYHVGPGPLKSRQVLLDAQRLLDRPATARA is encoded by the coding sequence GTGAAAGCCAAGGGCGCCGGCGGGCAGCCGGCCTACCTGCTGCACCGCCACGACTGGAGCGAGACCAGCCTGGTCGTGCAGCTCTTCACCCGCGAGCAGGGTCGCGTGGTGGCGGTGGCCAAGGGCGCCAAGCGGCCCTATTCGCAACTGCGGCCGGTGCTGCTGCCCTTCCAGCGGCTGCAGGTGGCCTTCACCCGGGTCGCGGCCGACAGCACCGCCGAGGTGCTGACGCTCAAGACCGCCGACTGGGGCGGCACCGCACCGCTGCCGCCGGGCGCGGTGCTGTTCTCCGGCTTCTACCTGAACGAGCTGCTGCTCAGGCTGCTGGCGCGTCAGGACGCCCACCCGCGGCTGTTCGATGCCTACGACCAGACCCTGGCCGCGCTGCCCGTCGGGGGTGACGCGGCCGAGGCCGCGCTGCGCGCCTTCGAGCTGACCCTGCTGCGCGAGACCGGCCTGCTGCCCGACCTGGCCGGCGACACCGCCACCCAGCAGCCGCTGCGGCCGCAGGCCGGCTACCGGCTTCGACCGGAGCTCGGCGTGGTCGAGTCCCATGACGACACCGAGCCGGCGCTGCCCGGCCAGGCGCTGGTCGGCCTGGAAGCGGCGCTGCAGCACGGCAGCGTGGCCGCGCTGCAGGCCGCCTGCCGGCCGGTGCTGACGGCGCTGCGCAGCCAGCTGCGCGGCCTCGTTCACTATCATGTCGGCCCCGGTCCGCTCAAGAGCCGGCAGGTGCTGCTCGATGCGCAGCGGCTGCTCGACCGTCCCGCCACCGCCCGCGCATGA
- a CDS encoding pyridoxine 5'-phosphate synthase, with product MNPLVAPEAFARGGRTALSVNLNRVALLRNSRPLDLPRITDAVDWVMTAGADGITVHPRPDERHIRAGDVQAIAGHLRTHWPRAEFNVEGNPHHNLMPFVRALRPAQCTFVPDAVEQATSDHGWALPQASAALAPLVAEARSLGVRVSLFMDPEPAAMRLARELGADRIELYTEAYARAHGTPRQAEVLARYAEAAQAAIAAGLGVNAGHDLNLDNLGDFLRAVPGVEEVSIGHALAVDALQLGYAEAVRRYQRAIQTAFAPRDTATP from the coding sequence ATGAACCCCCTGGTCGCCCCCGAAGCCTTCGCACGCGGCGGCCGCACCGCGCTGTCGGTCAACCTGAACCGCGTCGCCTTGCTGCGCAACAGCCGGCCGCTGGACCTGCCGCGCATCACCGACGCGGTGGACTGGGTGATGACCGCCGGCGCCGACGGCATCACCGTGCATCCGCGGCCCGACGAGCGCCACATCCGCGCCGGCGACGTGCAGGCCATCGCCGGCCACCTGCGCACGCACTGGCCGCGGGCCGAGTTCAACGTCGAGGGCAACCCGCACCACAACCTGATGCCCTTCGTGCGCGCGCTGCGGCCGGCCCAGTGCACCTTCGTGCCCGACGCGGTCGAGCAGGCCACCTCCGACCACGGCTGGGCGCTGCCGCAGGCGTCTGCGGCGCTGGCGCCGCTGGTGGCCGAGGCCCGTTCGCTCGGCGTGCGCGTGAGCCTCTTCATGGACCCCGAGCCGGCGGCCATGCGGCTGGCCCGCGAGCTGGGCGCCGACCGCATCGAGCTGTACACCGAGGCCTATGCGCGGGCCCACGGCACGCCGCGGCAGGCCGAGGTGCTGGCGCGTTATGCCGAGGCCGCGCAGGCCGCCATCGCCGCGGGCTTGGGCGTCAACGCCGGCCACGACCTGAACCTCGACAACCTGGGCGACTTCCTGCGCGCCGTGCCGGGCGTGGAGGAGGTGTCGATCGGCCATGCGCTGGCCGTCGACGCGCTGCAGCTCGGTTATGCCGAGGCGGTGCGCCGCTACCAGCGCGCCATCCAGACGGCCTTCGCGCCGCGGGACACGGCCACGCCGTGA
- the acpS gene encoding holo-ACP synthase — MIVGIGTDLCDVRRIAATLERRGERFAEKVLGPNEIEVWRRRTRLNATRGLRYLATRFAAKEAFSKAIGLGMRLPMWWNRCEVVNAPGGRPQIRLHGELADWFDQRRLQAHVTLTDEGDMAAAFVIVEQTSPP, encoded by the coding sequence GTGATCGTCGGCATCGGCACCGACCTGTGCGACGTGCGCCGCATCGCGGCCACGCTGGAACGCCGCGGCGAGCGCTTCGCCGAGAAGGTGCTGGGCCCGAACGAAATCGAGGTCTGGCGCCGCCGCACGCGCCTGAACGCCACCCGTGGCCTGCGCTACCTGGCCACCCGCTTCGCCGCCAAGGAGGCCTTCTCCAAGGCCATCGGCCTGGGCATGCGCCTGCCGATGTGGTGGAACCGCTGCGAGGTGGTCAACGCCCCCGGCGGCCGGCCGCAGATCCGCCTGCACGGCGAGCTGGCCGACTGGTTCGACCAGCGTCGCCTGCAGGCCCACGTCACCCTCACCGACGAAGGCGACATGGCCGCGGCCTTCGTCATCGTCGAACAGACCAGCCCCCCATGA
- the nagZ gene encoding beta-N-acetylhexosaminidase, producing the protein MNRDDLPEPDFPAALVLDIAGTALDDNDRRRLSHPLVGGLILFARNWRDRRQLTELTAEIKALRPDVLVCVDHEGGRVQRFRTDGFTHLPPMAAFGELWMQDAMAATDAATAAGYILAAELRACGVDFSFTPVLDLDHGASGVIGDRAFHRDARVASLLAKSLVHGLLRAGMASCGKHFPGHGFVTADSHVDVPVDKRSLKAILADDARPYGWLATSLDSVMPAHVIYPKVDAQPAGFSRRWLQDILRGRLGFTGAIFSDDLSMEGAKVAGSTLDGALAALDAGCDLVLLCNQSPVDGGQAIDELIDGLMQARDDGRWQPEPMSEPRRLALLPQTEPLPWDELMHQPAYLQAVARLP; encoded by the coding sequence ATGAACCGAGACGACCTGCCCGAACCCGACTTCCCGGCGGCCCTGGTGCTCGACATCGCCGGCACCGCGCTGGATGACAACGACCGCCGGCGCCTGTCGCACCCGCTGGTCGGCGGCCTCATCCTCTTCGCCCGCAACTGGCGCGACCGGCGCCAGCTCACCGAACTCACGGCCGAGATCAAGGCGCTGCGGCCCGACGTGCTCGTCTGCGTCGACCACGAGGGCGGACGGGTGCAGCGCTTCCGCACCGATGGGTTCACCCACCTGCCGCCGATGGCCGCCTTCGGCGAGCTGTGGATGCAAGACGCCATGGCCGCCACCGACGCGGCCACCGCGGCCGGCTACATCCTGGCGGCGGAGCTGCGGGCCTGCGGCGTCGACTTCAGCTTCACCCCGGTGCTGGACCTGGACCATGGCGCCAGCGGCGTCATCGGCGACCGCGCCTTCCACCGCGACGCGCGGGTGGCCTCGCTGCTGGCCAAGAGCCTGGTGCACGGCCTGCTGCGCGCCGGCATGGCGAGCTGCGGCAAGCACTTCCCCGGCCACGGCTTTGTCACCGCCGACTCGCACGTCGACGTGCCGGTGGACAAGCGCTCGCTCAAGGCCATCCTGGCCGACGACGCGCGGCCCTACGGCTGGCTGGCGACCAGCCTCGACAGCGTGATGCCGGCGCACGTCATCTACCCCAAGGTCGATGCGCAGCCGGCCGGCTTCTCACGGCGCTGGCTGCAGGACATCCTGCGCGGCCGGCTCGGCTTCACCGGCGCCATCTTCAGCGACGACCTCAGCATGGAAGGCGCCAAGGTCGCCGGCAGCACGCTGGACGGTGCGCTGGCGGCGCTGGACGCCGGCTGCGACCTCGTGCTCCTGTGCAACCAGTCCCCGGTGGATGGAGGCCAGGCCATCGACGAACTGATCGACGGCCTGATGCAGGCGCGGGACGACGGTCGCTGGCAGCCCGAGCCGATGAGCGAGCCGCGCCGGCTGGCCCTGCTGCCGCAGACCGAGCCGCTGCCCTGGGACGAGCTGATGCACCAGCCGGCGTACCTGCAGGCGGTGGCTCGGCTGCCCTGA
- a CDS encoding Rne/Rng family ribonuclease: MKRMLINATQQEERRLAIVDGQKLLDFETEIEGREQRKGNIYKAVVTRVEPSLEACFVDYGEDRHGFLPFKEISKTYFKEGADARSARIGDVIREGQELLVQVEKEERGNKGAALTTFVSLAGRYLVLMPNNPRGGGVSRRIEGEDREELKENLEALEYPKGMSLIARTAGIGRSVAELQWDLNYMLKLWTAIDEASRAGKGAFLIYQESSLVIRAIRDYFTADIGEILIDTDDIYDQAMQFMNHVMPELAPRVKRYRDDAPLFSRFQIEHQIETAFSRTVNLPAGGAIVIDHTEALVSVDVNSARATRGGDIEETAFRTNLEAADEIARQMRLRDLGGLIVVDFIDMEESKNRREVEQRLRDALRQDRARVQFSSISKFGLLELSRQRLRPALSEGSHITCPRCNGTGHIRDTESSALQILRMVQEESMKENTAAVHVQVPVEVTSFLLNEKRTEITKIELKQRTTVILVPNKHLETPNYKLERLRHDDPRLENLQASYTMIEEPDDEVGITRREKAKPKQEPVIKGILPEQPAPIAAPKPAPVPAPAPAPVPAPPPPVAHARLPGGAPVSLAPAAGAGFFGWVKRLFAAPEPAPAPMAATAATPATPTPAEGARRDGRGERDGGRRGGRNGGGDGGRRRDGRGDSGREGREPREGREASRQGGEARPEEARRERGERGERGERGERGERGGRRGERRPAEAKLAEGSATLAPTDGATTETRPAEERRPEGGRRDRRDRRPTEVDTLAAQEGAAAEALPTTLTEGAVVEGEGLSGDNAERGGRRRRRRGGRDRDEAGQDGAVAEGLDPTGDRPATPAAEARETAEPPAAAAAGGGSRAWWETQDAPFTAASRPTSGTEPDGEPPAPPEPRHRPT; encoded by the coding sequence ATGAAACGCATGCTGATCAACGCGACGCAGCAGGAAGAGCGTCGCCTGGCCATCGTCGATGGCCAGAAACTGCTGGACTTCGAGACCGAGATCGAGGGGCGCGAACAGCGCAAGGGCAACATCTACAAGGCGGTGGTGACGCGGGTCGAGCCCTCGCTCGAAGCCTGCTTCGTCGACTACGGCGAGGACCGCCACGGCTTCCTGCCCTTCAAGGAAATCTCCAAGACCTACTTCAAGGAAGGCGCCGACGCCCGCAGCGCGCGCATCGGCGACGTCATCCGCGAAGGCCAGGAACTGCTGGTGCAGGTGGAGAAGGAGGAGCGCGGCAACAAGGGCGCGGCGCTGACCACCTTCGTCAGCCTGGCCGGGCGCTACCTCGTGCTGATGCCGAACAACCCGCGCGGCGGCGGCGTGAGCCGGCGCATCGAGGGCGAGGACCGCGAGGAGCTGAAGGAGAACCTCGAGGCGCTGGAGTACCCGAAGGGCATGAGCCTCATCGCGCGCACCGCCGGCATCGGCCGTTCGGTGGCCGAGCTGCAGTGGGACCTCAACTACATGCTCAAGCTGTGGACGGCCATCGACGAGGCGTCCAGGGCGGGCAAGGGCGCCTTCCTGATCTACCAGGAGTCGTCGCTGGTCATCCGCGCCATCCGCGACTACTTCACCGCCGACATCGGCGAGATCCTGATCGACACCGACGACATCTACGATCAGGCGATGCAGTTCATGAACCACGTGATGCCGGAGCTGGCACCACGGGTCAAGCGCTACCGCGACGACGCGCCGCTGTTCAGCCGCTTCCAGATCGAGCACCAGATCGAGACGGCGTTCAGCCGCACGGTGAACCTGCCGGCGGGCGGCGCCATCGTCATCGACCACACCGAGGCGCTGGTGTCGGTGGACGTGAACTCGGCGCGCGCCACCCGCGGCGGCGACATCGAGGAGACCGCCTTCCGCACCAACCTGGAGGCGGCCGACGAGATCGCGCGCCAGATGCGGCTGCGCGACCTGGGCGGCCTGATCGTCGTCGACTTCATCGACATGGAGGAGTCGAAGAACCGCCGCGAGGTGGAGCAGCGGCTGCGCGACGCGCTGCGCCAGGACCGCGCCCGGGTGCAGTTCAGCTCGATCAGCAAGTTCGGCCTGCTGGAGCTGTCGCGCCAGCGGCTGCGCCCGGCGCTCAGCGAGGGCAGCCACATCACCTGCCCGCGCTGCAACGGCACCGGCCACATCCGCGACACCGAGAGCTCGGCGCTGCAGATCCTGCGCATGGTGCAGGAGGAGTCGATGAAGGAGAACACCGCCGCCGTGCACGTGCAGGTGCCGGTGGAGGTGACCAGCTTCCTGCTCAACGAGAAGCGCACCGAGATCACCAAGATCGAGCTGAAGCAGCGCACGACGGTCATCCTGGTGCCCAACAAGCACCTGGAGACGCCGAACTACAAGCTGGAGCGCCTGCGCCACGACGACCCTCGGCTGGAGAACCTGCAGGCCAGCTACACCATGATCGAGGAGCCGGACGACGAGGTCGGCATCACCCGCCGCGAGAAGGCCAAGCCCAAGCAGGAGCCGGTGATCAAGGGCATCCTGCCCGAGCAGCCGGCGCCCATCGCGGCGCCGAAACCGGCGCCGGTCCCTGCGCCCGCACCCGCCCCGGTGCCGGCACCGCCGCCTCCGGTGGCGCACGCCCGCCTGCCTGGCGGCGCGCCGGTGTCGCTGGCGCCCGCCGCCGGCGCCGGCTTCTTCGGCTGGGTCAAGCGCCTGTTCGCCGCGCCCGAGCCCGCGCCGGCGCCGATGGCCGCCACGGCGGCCACCCCGGCCACGCCGACCCCGGCCGAAGGGGCGCGCCGTGACGGCCGCGGTGAACGCGACGGTGGCCGACGCGGTGGGCGCAATGGCGGTGGCGACGGCGGCCGCCGGCGCGACGGCCGTGGCGACAGCGGCCGTGAAGGCCGCGAGCCGCGCGAAGGCCGCGAGGCCAGCCGCCAGGGCGGCGAAGCCCGTCCGGAGGAAGCGCGGCGCGAACGGGGTGAGCGCGGTGAACGTGGCGAGCGCGGTGAACGTGGCGAGCGCGGCGGCCGCCGCGGCGAGCGCCGCCCGGCCGAGGCCAAGCTGGCCGAGGGCAGCGCCACGCTGGCCCCGACCGACGGGGCGACGACCGAGACCCGGCCCGCCGAGGAGCGCCGCCCCGAAGGGGGACGGCGCGACCGTCGCGACCGCCGACCCACCGAGGTCGACACGCTGGCCGCGCAGGAGGGCGCCGCCGCCGAGGCCCTGCCCACCACCCTCACCGAAGGGGCCGTGGTCGAGGGCGAGGGCCTGAGCGGCGACAACGCGGAGCGCGGTGGACGCCGCCGTCGCCGCCGTGGTGGCCGCGACCGCGACGAGGCCGGCCAGGACGGCGCGGTCGCCGAAGGCCTGGACCCGACCGGCGACCGGCCGGCGACGCCGGCGGCCGAGGCCCGCGAAACGGCCGAGCCGCCGGCCGCCGCCGCGGCCGGTGGCGGCAGCCGCGCCTGGTGGGAGACGCAGGACGCGCCCTTCACCGCGGCCTCGCGTCCCACGTCGGGCACCGAGCCGGACGGCGAGCCCCCCGCCCCGCCGGAACCGAGGCACAGGCCGACCTGA
- a CDS encoding RluA family pseudouridine synthase — MRRITVDDASDGQRLDNFLLRQLKGVPKTHVYRLIRSGEVRVNKGRAAADTRLALGDEVRIPPVRVAAPAASAEDAPPAPPRAFPVLFEDEHLLALDKPSGVAVHGGSGVAFGVIEQLRRARPEARFLELVHRLDRETSGVLLVAKRRPALVALQDQWRARGPAKTYAALVPGAWPASRKVIDVPLHKYLDGQGERRVRAVTADGDPQAEDARRSISLVRIVQRFAHFTLLDVTIKTGRTHQIRVHLAHEGHAIVGDDKYGDFALNRALARGLPWPAVTDGPAPPRFDRMFLHARHLGFDHPVSGERLTLESPLPADCQRLLEALP; from the coding sequence GTGCGCCGCATCACGGTGGACGACGCGTCCGACGGCCAGCGCCTGGACAACTTCCTGCTGCGCCAGCTCAAGGGCGTGCCGAAGACCCATGTCTACCGGCTCATCCGCAGCGGGGAGGTGCGTGTCAACAAGGGCCGCGCGGCGGCCGACACCCGGCTGGCGCTGGGCGACGAGGTGCGCATCCCGCCGGTGCGGGTGGCCGCACCCGCCGCATCGGCCGAAGACGCCCCGCCGGCCCCGCCCCGGGCGTTCCCGGTGCTGTTCGAGGACGAGCACCTGCTGGCGCTGGACAAGCCGTCGGGCGTGGCGGTGCACGGCGGCTCCGGCGTCGCCTTCGGCGTCATCGAGCAGCTGCGGCGGGCGCGGCCCGAGGCACGTTTCCTGGAACTGGTGCACCGGCTCGACCGCGAGACCTCCGGCGTGCTGCTGGTGGCCAAGCGGCGGCCGGCGCTGGTCGCCCTGCAGGACCAGTGGCGCGCCCGTGGCCCGGCCAAGACCTATGCCGCCCTGGTGCCCGGCGCCTGGCCCGCGTCGCGCAAGGTGATCGACGTGCCGCTGCACAAGTACCTCGACGGCCAGGGCGAGCGGCGGGTGAGGGCGGTGACCGCCGACGGCGACCCGCAGGCCGAGGACGCCCGGCGTTCGATCAGCCTGGTCCGCATCGTGCAGCGCTTCGCGCACTTCACCCTGCTGGACGTCACCATCAAGACCGGCCGCACGCACCAGATCCGCGTGCACCTGGCGCACGAGGGGCACGCCATCGTCGGCGACGACAAGTACGGCGACTTCGCGCTCAACCGGGCGCTGGCGCGGGGGTTGCCCTGGCCGGCGGTGACGGACGGCCCGGCGCCCCCGCGTTTCGACCGCATGTTCCTGCACGCCAGGCACCTCGGCTTCGACCACCCGGTCAGCGGCGAGCGGCTGACGCTCGAATCCCCGCTGCCGGCCGACTGCCAGCGGCTGCTGGAGGCCCTGCCGTGA
- a CDS encoding HAD family hydrolase, which translates to MNFELIVFDWDGTLFDSTALIARCIQAACRDLGVAVPSDAQAAFVIGLGLQDALQTAVPDLPVARYGELGRRYREHYFAEQHAIGLFDGALDLLQALKARGHRVAVATGKSRRGLDEALRNTRLHGLFDGTRTADETASKPHPQMLLELMAAHGTEPERTLMIGDTTHDLQMAANAGTPAVAVAYGAHEPARFAELRPLHVAHSLADLHRWLDDHA; encoded by the coding sequence ATGAACTTCGAGTTGATCGTCTTCGACTGGGACGGCACGCTGTTCGATTCCACCGCGCTGATTGCACGCTGCATCCAGGCGGCCTGCCGCGACCTCGGCGTGGCCGTGCCCAGCGACGCGCAGGCGGCGTTCGTCATCGGCCTGGGCCTGCAGGACGCGCTGCAGACGGCCGTGCCCGACCTCCCGGTGGCGCGTTACGGCGAGCTGGGCCGGCGCTACCGCGAGCACTACTTCGCGGAGCAGCACGCCATCGGCCTCTTCGATGGCGCCCTCGACCTGTTGCAGGCGCTCAAGGCACGCGGCCACCGGGTGGCGGTGGCCACCGGCAAGAGCCGGCGCGGGCTGGACGAGGCGCTGCGGAACACCCGGCTGCACGGCCTCTTCGACGGCACCCGCACCGCCGACGAGACCGCCTCCAAGCCGCACCCGCAGATGCTGCTGGAGCTGATGGCCGCGCACGGGACCGAGCCCGAGCGCACGCTGATGATCGGCGACACCACGCACGACCTGCAGATGGCGGCCAATGCCGGCACGCCGGCGGTGGCGGTGGCCTACGGCGCCCACGAGCCGGCGCGGTTCGCCGAGCTCAGGCCCCTGCACGTGGCCCATTCGCTGGCCGACCTGCACCGCTGGCTCGACGACCATGCCTGA
- a CDS encoding Rieske (2Fe-2S) protein encodes MPETRPEADGLRLCESAALTEDGPALLFDVRQYGRPLRAFALRHRGRVVAYLNRCLHVPVELDWQPGQFLDAERQHIVCAVHGATYDPQDGRCVAGPGGRGRLTAVEVREVDGRVYWYPSRDIRPATDTVPDAPPPRDSHDPR; translated from the coding sequence ATGCCTGAGACACGGCCCGAGGCCGACGGCCTGCGGCTGTGCGAGTCCGCGGCGCTGACCGAGGACGGTCCGGCGCTGCTCTTCGACGTGCGGCAGTACGGCCGGCCGCTGCGCGCCTTCGCGCTGCGCCACCGCGGCCGGGTGGTGGCCTACCTCAACCGCTGCCTGCACGTGCCGGTGGAACTGGACTGGCAGCCGGGCCAGTTCCTCGACGCCGAGCGCCAACACATCGTCTGCGCGGTGCACGGTGCCACCTACGACCCGCAGGACGGCCGCTGCGTGGCCGGGCCGGGTGGCCGCGGCCGCCTGACGGCCGTCGAGGTGCGCGAGGTCGACGGCCGGGTGTATTGGTATCCTTCCCGCGACATCCGGCCGGCCACCGACACGGTGCCCGACGCGCCT